A single Corynebacterium resistens DSM 45100 DNA region contains:
- a CDS encoding TIGR02234 family membrane protein, whose translation MKKNRAALLLVILSAMGLWIAGRLKFVTANVSDDKAGDSVKTLVGSVWDPAMVPLALAMIAAVILTLAVQPVVRRILGAVVALLAAVASFRSVMLLTSDVDLARAKSILTSGSATQRATKPVQISDWAQVTDAHVHTMPVLLALVAAALGVIGGVLLMMQPGEASKGHSRYETPENRRSGAQEDLAENPDNPRALWDVMDTGVDPTDDESGDFTGPARGR comes from the coding sequence ATGAAGAAAAACCGCGCCGCCTTGCTGCTGGTGATCCTCAGCGCGATGGGCCTTTGGATCGCTGGGCGTTTGAAGTTCGTCACCGCCAACGTCTCCGATGACAAAGCAGGAGATTCGGTGAAGACTTTGGTCGGTTCCGTCTGGGATCCCGCCATGGTTCCACTCGCGCTGGCTATGATCGCGGCGGTCATCCTCACTCTCGCCGTGCAGCCTGTCGTGCGCCGTATCCTAGGCGCAGTCGTGGCTCTACTTGCTGCTGTTGCCAGCTTCCGCTCAGTGATGCTGTTGACTTCGGACGTAGACCTCGCCCGCGCGAAGAGTATCCTCACCTCGGGTTCTGCTACTCAGCGTGCCACTAAGCCAGTCCAGATTTCTGATTGGGCGCAAGTTACGGATGCACACGTCCACACCATGCCGGTTCTCCTGGCCTTGGTGGCAGCTGCCCTAGGAGTGATTGGTGGAGTGCTGTTGATGATGCAGCCAGGCGAAGCGTCTAAGGGGCACTCCCGCTATGAGACTCCGGAGAACCGCCGCTCTGGCGCCCAAGAGGATCTCGCTGAAAACCCAGATAACCCGCGTGCGCTGTGGGATGTGATGGATACGGGGGTGGATCCGACCGATGATGAATCGGGCGATTTCACCGGACCTGCCCGAGGTCGATAA
- a CDS encoding inositol monophosphatase family protein, protein MSGLDTRALLAVAEAAVDEAETTFSAAVGAEPEVIKSPGDFATEADLTVERQLRTLLTQYTGLPVHGEEFGTVLPGEQPVERIPADDMADGLDGPRRRRKNQTGTEELPETYWVVDPIDGTANYAVGNPFACILVSLVHQGDIQLSVTEMPLLGKRITARRGHGLFVDGHPARPMPPSDPGVTQISFGSILSQRRGNLPISYRQDMLNEIGKSYPRMRVTGSVGIDLAFTAAGVFGGTVTFSPNLWDNAAGILAVQENGGVATDFAGNPWKPGVSGLVAGEPEVHATLLQHIQSVPIGTAARTAQDVMDRGGIR, encoded by the coding sequence ATGAGCGGCCTAGATACCCGTGCGCTGTTGGCAGTAGCGGAGGCTGCTGTCGACGAAGCGGAAACCACGTTTAGCGCTGCAGTGGGCGCTGAACCGGAGGTCATCAAATCTCCCGGAGATTTTGCCACCGAAGCCGATCTCACTGTGGAACGTCAGTTGCGCACACTGCTGACTCAGTACACGGGTCTCCCCGTGCACGGCGAAGAGTTCGGAACCGTGCTTCCTGGGGAACAGCCTGTAGAACGCATCCCCGCAGATGATATGGCTGACGGGCTGGACGGTCCGCGTCGGCGTCGAAAGAATCAAACGGGCACCGAAGAACTACCGGAAACCTACTGGGTTGTTGACCCGATCGACGGCACAGCGAATTACGCGGTCGGTAACCCTTTTGCGTGCATTCTGGTTTCCCTAGTGCACCAAGGCGATATTCAACTGTCGGTGACGGAGATGCCGCTGCTTGGCAAACGCATCACAGCGCGTCGCGGTCACGGACTGTTCGTGGATGGGCACCCTGCACGCCCCATGCCGCCGTCCGATCCTGGGGTCACACAGATCAGCTTTGGATCCATTTTGTCACAGCGCCGTGGCAACCTGCCGATTTCCTATCGCCAGGACATGCTCAACGAGATCGGAAAGTCCTACCCGCGCATGCGCGTGACGGGCTCGGTGGGCATTGACCTCGCATTCACCGCTGCAGGAGTTTTCGGCGGCACGGTCACGTTCAGCCCGAATTTGTGGGATAACGCAGCGGGTATTTTGGCTGTGCAGGAAAACGGGGGAGTAGCCACTGACTTCGCAGGCAACCCGTGGAAACCCGGCGTTTCTGGACTTGTCGCCGGCGAACCCGAGGTGCATGCCACCCTGCTTCAGCACATTCAATCCGTGCCCATTGGCACTGCCGCTCGTACGGCTCAAGATGTCATGGACCGAGGAGGAATCCGATGA
- the hisD gene encoding histidinol dehydrogenase: protein MTSLQLARIDLRGTTPTTASLRHSLPRGGTDVESVLPTVAPVVEDIRAGGAAAALRYGEKFDGVVPPAVKVPQSLLDAATEELDDEVISALNEAIKRVRAFHSTQVPADHEEEIAPGGIVGERYIPIRRVGLYVPGGKAVYPSSVIMNVVPAQEAGVESLVVASPPQENGWPHPTVLAACKLLGVTEVWAVGGAQAVALMAYGDDSEQLEPVDMITGPGNIFVTAAKRLVRSVVGIDSEAGPTEIAVLADDSADAVEVAYDLISQAEHDPMAASVLITDSPAFADEVEKEVAARYSVTLNADRVREALEGEQSGIVVVDDLEMAIQVADAYAAEHLEIHTREAEAVASRITNAGAIFIGRYSPVPLGDYAAGSNHVLPTSGTARHASGLSTHTFLKAVHVVNYSQQALADVSQTVITLANAERLPAHGEAIKARLERN from the coding sequence ATGACCTCGTTGCAGCTTGCACGCATTGACTTGCGTGGCACCACTCCGACTACGGCAAGCCTCCGTCATAGCCTCCCACGTGGTGGGACAGATGTGGAATCCGTCTTGCCCACGGTGGCTCCCGTTGTGGAGGATATCCGCGCCGGCGGCGCCGCTGCCGCATTGCGCTATGGCGAGAAGTTCGATGGCGTGGTGCCACCTGCTGTGAAGGTACCCCAATCACTTCTCGACGCCGCCACGGAAGAGCTCGACGATGAAGTGATCAGTGCCCTGAACGAAGCGATCAAGCGGGTGCGGGCCTTCCACTCCACTCAGGTACCAGCTGATCATGAGGAGGAGATCGCCCCCGGCGGAATTGTCGGCGAGCGCTATATTCCAATCCGTCGCGTTGGATTGTATGTTCCCGGTGGGAAAGCCGTGTACCCCTCCAGCGTGATCATGAATGTGGTGCCTGCACAAGAAGCAGGGGTTGAATCGCTCGTGGTGGCGTCGCCCCCACAAGAAAACGGCTGGCCACACCCCACGGTGCTGGCGGCCTGCAAACTTCTCGGCGTGACTGAAGTGTGGGCCGTGGGCGGAGCCCAGGCTGTGGCGCTGATGGCTTATGGCGATGACAGCGAGCAGCTGGAGCCGGTGGATATGATCACTGGTCCGGGCAATATTTTCGTGACGGCTGCCAAACGGCTGGTACGAAGTGTGGTGGGCATCGATTCGGAGGCGGGGCCAACCGAAATCGCGGTGCTTGCCGACGACAGCGCGGATGCGGTGGAGGTGGCATACGACCTCATTAGCCAAGCAGAGCACGATCCCATGGCGGCGAGTGTGCTGATCACCGATTCGCCAGCTTTCGCCGATGAGGTGGAGAAAGAGGTTGCCGCCCGGTATTCCGTCACCTTGAATGCCGATCGCGTTCGAGAAGCCCTAGAGGGAGAGCAGTCCGGCATCGTGGTTGTTGACGATCTGGAAATGGCTATCCAAGTTGCCGATGCTTATGCGGCGGAACACCTAGAAATCCACACTCGTGAGGCGGAGGCAGTGGCTTCGCGAATCACGAATGCCGGAGCGATCTTCATTGGGCGCTACAGCCCAGTTCCGTTGGGAGATTATGCGGCCGGCTCCAATCACGTGCTGCCAACATCGGGCACGGCACGTCACGCCTCGGGCTTGTCCACGCACACATTCTTGAAAGCCGTCCACGTGGTGAATTACTCCCAGCAAGCACTCGCGGACGTGTCGCAGACCGTAATTACTCTGGCTAATGCCGAGCGCCTTCCTGCCCATGGCGAGGCGATCAAGGCCCGGCTGGAAAGGAATTGA
- the hisI gene encoding phosphoribosyl-AMP cyclohydrolase, which produces MTSEEFCLDPAIANRLKRNDAGLVPAVVQDRSTGDVLMMAWMNDEALARTLATREATYWSRSRQELWIKGATSGHTQHVHEVRLDCDGDTILLVVDQTGAACHTGDWTCFDADRLDETQNQ; this is translated from the coding sequence GTGACTTCCGAAGAATTCTGCCTTGATCCCGCTATCGCTAATCGGCTGAAACGCAATGACGCCGGCTTGGTCCCCGCCGTCGTCCAGGACCGGTCCACGGGGGATGTGCTGATGATGGCCTGGATGAATGATGAAGCCCTGGCTCGCACTTTGGCAACGCGCGAGGCTACCTATTGGAGCCGTTCGCGCCAAGAACTGTGGATTAAAGGCGCTACCAGTGGTCACACGCAGCATGTTCACGAAGTTCGTCTCGATTGTGATGGGGACACCATCTTGTTGGTGGTTGATCAGACCGGCGCGGCTTGCCACACCGGGGATTGGACGTGCTTTGACGCCGACCGCCTTGACGAAACGCAAAACCAGTAG
- a CDS encoding MFS transporter, producing the protein MALLARPEGLSPEQMDELDSVFKAPGLVATLISVFCAFGGWALLLPVVPLAVIDAGGSDSLAGLSTGLFMVATVITQAFTPALLRRVGHMPVMAGASLLLGVPAAIYALDMSPAVVLGVAIIRGIGFGAVTVAEAALIAELVPPRLVGRSSGVFGATVGVTQLIAFPLGMWLYSQLGGQVFVLALFYSVVGALAAIGLPVLRRYADHEADSESLDYTPPEPRAATWKLATVPGLCIAVAAGGFAAFSTFMAPAVGEIDASAAATVAGMTLAVMGGMQIITRLGAGWWADRVGEPGHLMVTGLVLSLMGLLVAGFAIAWQLTGWQILAAALGSAALFGAGFGIAQTEALLMMFHRLPREKSAQASALWNMTFDSGTGLGATLLGVVAGALAYQGAFFVAGGIVVVGILVAILDRVVGRHRVTDHGNVRERLRRVVRRSVS; encoded by the coding sequence GTGGCATTGTTGGCCCGTCCCGAAGGCCTGTCACCTGAACAAATGGACGAATTGGACTCGGTATTCAAAGCACCGGGTCTTGTTGCCACTCTCATTTCTGTATTTTGTGCCTTCGGTGGATGGGCCCTGTTGCTGCCCGTTGTTCCGTTGGCAGTGATTGATGCCGGTGGGTCGGATTCCCTCGCGGGATTGTCCACCGGTTTGTTCATGGTGGCCACGGTGATCACGCAGGCTTTCACGCCTGCGTTGCTGCGACGGGTGGGCCACATGCCGGTCATGGCGGGTGCCTCGCTGCTCTTGGGAGTACCGGCGGCGATCTATGCCCTCGATATGTCCCCCGCGGTGGTGCTGGGTGTGGCGATCATCCGAGGCATCGGTTTCGGCGCGGTGACGGTGGCCGAGGCAGCGTTGATTGCGGAGCTGGTTCCGCCACGGCTGGTCGGTCGTTCCTCGGGAGTTTTTGGAGCTACCGTGGGAGTCACGCAGCTGATCGCCTTCCCGCTGGGAATGTGGCTGTACTCCCAACTAGGCGGGCAGGTATTTGTGCTGGCCCTGTTTTACTCTGTCGTTGGAGCGCTGGCTGCGATCGGTTTGCCTGTTTTGCGGCGCTACGCCGACCACGAAGCCGATTCTGAATCCCTGGACTACACCCCGCCCGAGCCACGTGCTGCCACTTGGAAGCTGGCCACCGTGCCGGGCTTGTGCATTGCAGTGGCCGCAGGCGGCTTTGCTGCATTCAGCACATTCATGGCGCCTGCGGTAGGCGAGATTGATGCTTCCGCGGCAGCCACGGTTGCAGGCATGACCTTGGCAGTAATGGGTGGAATGCAGATCATCACGCGCTTAGGTGCCGGATGGTGGGCGGACCGTGTTGGCGAACCCGGCCATCTCATGGTCACTGGTTTGGTTCTATCCCTAATGGGACTGCTGGTCGCGGGCTTCGCCATCGCGTGGCAGCTCACTGGGTGGCAGATCTTGGCTGCCGCTTTGGGATCTGCAGCGCTATTCGGTGCTGGGTTCGGTATCGCTCAGACAGAAGCGCTGTTGATGATGTTCCACCGGCTGCCACGCGAAAAATCCGCGCAGGCCAGTGCGTTGTGGAACATGACCTTCGATTCCGGTACGGGCTTGGGTGCCACCTTGTTAGGGGTTGTCGCGGGCGCGTTGGCCTACCAAGGGGCGTTCTTCGTGGCTGGGGGCATCGTGGTTGTGGGCATCTTGGTGGCGATCCTGGACCGCGTGGTGGGGCGCCACCGTGTTACCGATCACGGCAATGTGAGAGAGCGCTTGCGTCGCGTGGTTCGCCGCTCAGTATCATAA
- the priA gene encoding bifunctional 1-(5-phosphoribosyl)-5-((5-phosphoribosylamino)methylideneamino)imidazole-4-carboxamide isomerase/phosphoribosylanthranilate isomerase PriA: protein MAQISNTKLTLLPAVDVADGQAVRLTQGAAGTETSYGSPLEAAMEWQNSGAEWIHLVDLDAAFGRGSNFEILKEVTGALDIDVELSGGIRDDASLERALSTGCRRVNIGTAALENPQWCEEIIQKYGDRVAIGLDTREIDGEWRLRGRGWTSDGGDLWEVLERLDSQGVSRLVVTDVSRDGMLNGPNIDLLRDVSAATDAPVVASGGISTLEDIRALREVVDEGVDSAIVGKALYAGKFTLAEALEVAGR from the coding sequence ATGGCACAAATCTCGAATACCAAATTGACCCTTCTGCCTGCTGTCGATGTTGCTGACGGCCAGGCGGTGCGCCTGACTCAAGGCGCGGCGGGAACGGAGACGAGCTACGGCTCACCTTTGGAAGCAGCCATGGAGTGGCAGAACTCCGGTGCGGAGTGGATCCACCTCGTTGACCTCGATGCAGCTTTCGGTCGCGGTTCCAATTTCGAGATTCTTAAGGAAGTCACCGGCGCCCTCGACATCGATGTTGAGCTGTCCGGTGGAATTCGTGACGATGCCTCCCTCGAACGCGCGCTGTCCACGGGGTGCCGCCGCGTTAATATTGGCACCGCTGCCTTAGAAAACCCGCAGTGGTGTGAAGAAATCATTCAGAAGTACGGCGATCGTGTCGCCATTGGTCTGGATACTCGCGAAATCGATGGCGAATGGCGCTTGCGCGGTCGCGGTTGGACTTCGGATGGTGGCGATTTGTGGGAGGTACTGGAACGTCTCGATTCGCAAGGGGTTTCCCGCCTCGTGGTGACTGATGTGAGCCGAGACGGGATGCTCAACGGCCCTAATATTGACCTTCTGCGCGACGTCTCCGCTGCCACTGATGCACCCGTAGTGGCCTCTGGAGGTATCTCCACTCTCGAGGACATCAGGGCGTTGCGTGAAGTAGTAGATGAGGGTGTGGATTCCGCGATCGTCGGCAAGGCACTGTACGCCGGCAAATTCACTTTGGCCGAGGCGCTGGAGGTTGCCGGGCGATGA
- the hisF gene encoding imidazole glycerol phosphate synthase subunit HisF has translation MTLTTRVIPCLDVDNGRVVKGVNFQGLRDAGDPVELAARYDQEGADELTFLDVSASKDGRGTMLDVVRRTAEQVFIPLTVGGGVRSAEDVDALLRAGADKVSVNSSAVARPELLRELSQRFGAQCIVLSVDARRTEDGSFEVTTHGGTKSAGLDALEWAKRGEELGVGEILLNSMDGDGTKEGFDLELISAVREVVSIPVIASGGAGKAEHFPSAVQAGADAVLAASIFHFGEVSIPEVKQAMAAAGLEVRQ, from the coding sequence ATGACCCTGACCACCCGCGTTATTCCTTGCTTGGATGTCGATAACGGCCGCGTGGTCAAGGGGGTGAACTTCCAAGGGCTGCGCGATGCCGGTGATCCTGTAGAGCTGGCCGCGCGCTATGACCAAGAGGGCGCAGATGAGCTGACCTTCCTCGACGTGTCCGCCTCCAAGGACGGCCGTGGCACCATGCTCGATGTCGTCCGCCGCACCGCCGAGCAAGTTTTCATTCCATTGACTGTCGGGGGTGGCGTGCGCTCTGCCGAGGATGTGGATGCGTTGCTGCGGGCTGGCGCCGACAAGGTTTCGGTGAACTCCTCCGCTGTTGCCCGCCCGGAGCTTCTGCGCGAGCTCTCCCAACGCTTCGGCGCCCAGTGCATCGTGTTGTCCGTGGATGCTCGCCGCACTGAGGATGGTTCCTTCGAAGTCACCACTCACGGTGGCACCAAATCCGCGGGGCTTGACGCCCTCGAATGGGCCAAGCGCGGTGAAGAACTGGGCGTGGGGGAAATTCTGCTGAACTCAATGGACGGCGATGGCACGAAAGAGGGATTCGATCTTGAACTCATCTCGGCCGTACGCGAAGTGGTGAGCATCCCTGTGATCGCTTCTGGAGGAGCAGGCAAAGCCGAGCACTTCCCATCTGCGGTACAAGCGGGCGCCGATGCTGTACTTGCAGCCTCCATTTTCCACTTCGGAGAGGTCTCTATTCCCGAGGTGAAGCAGGCCATGGCTGCGGCAGGTCTTGAGGTTCGCCAGTGA
- the hisB gene encoding imidazoleglycerol-phosphate dehydratase HisB → MTQRIGTASRTTSESDITVEWNLDGSGKTDIQTGLPFFDHMLTALGAHGSFDLKVYAKGDVEIDAHHTVEDTAIVMGQALNEALGNKAGIRRFGDAFIPMDECLAHAAVDVSGRPYYVGTGEPETMVTAVIGGHYATVINQHFFESLAFNARIALHVRCLYGRDPHHITEAEFKAVARALRLAVEADPRTSGIPSTKGAL, encoded by the coding sequence ATGACCCAACGAATCGGCACGGCGAGCCGCACCACCAGCGAGTCCGACATCACCGTCGAATGGAATCTCGATGGATCAGGCAAGACAGATATCCAGACCGGCCTGCCCTTCTTCGACCACATGCTGACTGCGTTGGGTGCGCACGGTAGCTTCGATCTGAAGGTTTACGCCAAAGGTGATGTGGAGATTGACGCTCACCATACGGTGGAAGATACCGCGATCGTCATGGGACAGGCACTCAATGAGGCACTGGGAAATAAGGCCGGGATCCGTCGCTTCGGGGATGCGTTCATTCCGATGGATGAGTGCTTGGCGCATGCTGCAGTGGACGTTTCCGGTCGGCCGTATTACGTTGGCACAGGTGAGCCGGAAACTATGGTGACCGCGGTCATTGGGGGCCACTACGCCACGGTGATCAATCAACACTTCTTCGAATCACTCGCGTTCAACGCGCGCATCGCACTGCATGTGCGGTGTTTGTACGGGCGCGACCCGCACCACATCACCGAAGCTGAGTTCAAGGCTGTGGCCCGTGCACTGCGCCTCGCAGTTGAAGCTGATCCGCGCACCTCGGGCATTCCTTCTACGAAAGGTGCCCTGTAA
- a CDS encoding anthranilate synthase component I, whose amino-acid sequence MNTSTHVTSREEFHTLAKSHRVVPVARKILADQDTALTVYRKLAADRPGTFLLESAAHGQSWSRYSFIGTGSRCALTAKNGAARWIGQPPADLTIDPGMNPLTAVAHTLQALHTDPAGGLPPLTSGLVGYMGYDMVRYIEDLPDTCEDDLNVPDMVQLLVEDMAVVDHHEGAVWLIANVINWDNSDARVDEAYDEAIARIDAMTSRLAAGQARGVDTFSTPQPSPRRQRSQDDHFDRIEKCKEHIRAGDAFQIVLSQRFEVDTEVPALDVYRMLRVANPSPYMFLVNVPNEEFSETAFTIVGSSPESLVRVQGREVTTFPIAGSRPRGVTVEQDMLFEKELLADEKENSEHLMLVDLGRNDVGRVSQPGSVEVHDFRHIERYSAIMHLVSGVSGRLAEGKTAVDAFAATFPAGTLSGAPKPSAMSIIDELEQTRRGIYGGTVGYFDFGGNTDQAIAIRTGLYKDGTVYVQAGGGIVADSDPLAEDEETQNKATAVLRAVAAAETLQPVHHEVAEGK is encoded by the coding sequence ATGAACACCAGCACCCACGTGACCAGTCGCGAGGAATTCCACACGCTAGCTAAGAGCCACCGCGTGGTACCTGTAGCGCGGAAAATCCTTGCGGATCAGGACACAGCATTGACCGTGTACCGTAAGCTCGCAGCCGATCGGCCAGGCACCTTCTTGCTGGAATCGGCCGCGCATGGTCAATCATGGTCTCGGTATTCATTCATCGGCACGGGATCGCGCTGCGCACTGACAGCGAAGAACGGCGCGGCACGCTGGATTGGCCAGCCCCCGGCGGATCTGACAATTGATCCGGGCATGAATCCACTCACCGCCGTTGCTCACACACTTCAGGCCTTGCATACGGATCCCGCTGGGGGCCTCCCTCCACTGACTTCTGGGTTGGTGGGATACATGGGCTACGACATGGTTCGCTACATTGAGGATCTTCCTGACACCTGCGAAGATGACCTCAACGTGCCGGACATGGTGCAACTGCTGGTAGAGGACATGGCGGTCGTGGATCACCACGAGGGCGCGGTGTGGCTCATCGCGAACGTCATCAACTGGGATAATTCTGATGCTCGCGTGGATGAAGCATACGACGAAGCCATTGCCCGCATCGACGCGATGACCAGTCGACTTGCAGCTGGTCAGGCGCGTGGCGTCGATACGTTTTCGACACCCCAGCCGTCCCCACGTCGGCAGCGCAGCCAGGACGACCACTTCGACCGGATTGAGAAGTGCAAGGAACACATCCGGGCTGGGGATGCTTTTCAGATTGTGTTATCCCAGCGGTTCGAGGTGGATACTGAGGTGCCTGCACTCGATGTGTACCGCATGTTACGCGTAGCCAATCCGAGCCCGTACATGTTCTTGGTCAACGTGCCGAACGAGGAGTTTTCCGAAACCGCGTTCACTATTGTGGGTTCCTCACCGGAATCACTGGTCCGAGTGCAAGGGCGCGAGGTCACAACATTTCCCATCGCGGGTTCACGTCCGCGCGGGGTAACGGTTGAGCAAGACATGTTGTTCGAAAAGGAGTTGCTCGCCGATGAGAAGGAAAACTCCGAACACCTCATGCTGGTGGATTTGGGCCGCAATGATGTGGGGCGCGTGAGCCAACCAGGTTCCGTAGAAGTCCACGATTTCCGCCATATTGAACGCTATAGCGCCATCATGCACTTGGTCTCCGGCGTGAGCGGACGGCTGGCAGAAGGAAAAACTGCCGTCGATGCATTCGCCGCCACGTTCCCAGCGGGAACCTTATCTGGTGCCCCCAAGCCCTCTGCCATGAGCATCATCGACGAGTTAGAGCAAACCCGTCGTGGAATCTATGGCGGTACCGTGGGATACTTCGACTTTGGTGGGAACACGGACCAAGCCATCGCGATCCGTACTGGGTTGTACAAGGACGGCACGGTGTACGTGCAGGCTGGTGGCGGTATCGTCGCCGATTCGGATCCTTTAGCTGAGGATGAGGAAACTCAAAACAAGGCCACTGCTGTTTTGCGCGCCGTGGCGGCGGCGGAAACCTTGCAACCTGTTCACCACGAAGTCGCGGAAGGGAAGTAA
- a CDS encoding histidinol-phosphate transaminase, translating to MDDNRTTASDLPLREELRGKSAYGAPQLTVANQLNTNENPYAPSPSIVEDLVAEVRQLAGSLNRYPERDARELRDDLARYVTKQTGVEVSADQVWAANGSNEVLQQLLQAFGGLGRKAMGFTPSYSMHPILCAGTQTEFIAIERPESLDFAIDMQAATAAIEQHAPDVVFITTPNNPTGNVTPLAEIEKLLDIAPGIVIVDEAYAEFSDEPSTVELLDKYPTKLVVSRTMSKAFDFAGGRLGYFVAQPAFVEAVMLVRLPYHLSTLGQAAARVALRHSDDTLATVELLRKQREIVVHGLQELGLRVIESHSNFVFFGAFEDSHTAWQAFLDRDVLIRDVGVPGWLRATIGLPEENQAFLAAAREVVEARGVGTRKTEGEQP from the coding sequence ATGGATGATAACCGAACTACTGCGTCCGACTTGCCACTGCGCGAGGAGCTGCGTGGGAAAAGCGCCTATGGGGCGCCACAACTGACGGTCGCTAATCAACTCAATACCAACGAAAACCCGTATGCCCCGAGTCCGAGCATCGTTGAAGACCTCGTTGCAGAGGTTCGCCAGCTCGCCGGTTCGCTCAACCGATACCCAGAACGTGATGCCCGTGAGCTTCGGGATGATCTTGCACGCTATGTCACGAAGCAGACAGGGGTGGAGGTAAGCGCTGATCAGGTGTGGGCAGCCAATGGTTCCAATGAAGTACTGCAGCAGTTGTTGCAGGCGTTCGGCGGGCTGGGCCGTAAAGCTATGGGCTTTACCCCGAGCTATTCCATGCACCCGATTTTGTGCGCCGGAACCCAGACGGAATTCATCGCCATCGAGCGCCCAGAATCCCTAGACTTTGCCATCGACATGCAGGCGGCCACCGCCGCTATAGAACAACACGCACCAGATGTTGTTTTTATTACGACGCCCAACAATCCCACCGGCAACGTCACTCCTCTGGCGGAAATTGAGAAGCTACTCGACATTGCTCCAGGGATCGTCATTGTTGACGAGGCATACGCGGAATTCTCCGATGAACCCAGCACAGTGGAATTGCTGGACAAATACCCTACGAAGCTGGTGGTTTCCCGCACGATGAGCAAAGCCTTTGACTTTGCCGGCGGCAGGTTGGGCTACTTCGTCGCCCAACCTGCCTTCGTGGAAGCCGTCATGCTCGTGCGCTTGCCATACCATTTATCGACCCTCGGCCAAGCGGCTGCGCGGGTTGCGCTACGCCACAGCGATGACACCCTCGCGACGGTGGAATTGCTCCGTAAGCAGCGTGAGATCGTGGTCCATGGCCTGCAAGAACTGGGGTTGCGCGTGATTGAATCCCACTCCAACTTCGTGTTCTTCGGAGCTTTCGAGGATAGCCACACAGCGTGGCAGGCCTTCCTCGATCGCGATGTCCTCATCCGCGACGTGGGAGTACCTGGCTGGCTGCGGGCTACGATCGGCTTGCCCGAGGAGAATCAAGCATTCCTAGCGGCTGCCCGCGAGGTAGTGGAAGCCCGTGGCGTCGGTACCCGAAAAACCGAAGGAGAACAACCATGA
- the hisH gene encoding imidazole glycerol phosphate synthase subunit HisH, which produces MTNTGSSSAAAPVVALLDYGSGNVRSAQRAVERAGATVNVTRDPYEVLDADGLLVPGVGAFSACMKQLKEVNGDRMIGQRLAGGRPVLGICVGMQILFDAGVEFADHADHGSTPGMGEWPGTVTKLDARILPHMGWNTVQVEQGSAMFAGGLEQEHFYFVHSYAARDWELFTDGRTEAPKVHWAEHDGCRFVAAVENGPLWATQFHPEKSGDAGLGLLRNWVSTL; this is translated from the coding sequence ATGACAAACACCGGTTCTTCATCTGCAGCAGCGCCCGTGGTGGCCTTGTTGGATTACGGCAGCGGCAATGTTCGCTCTGCACAGCGCGCGGTGGAACGAGCTGGCGCCACCGTCAACGTCACTCGCGATCCATACGAGGTTCTAGACGCCGACGGCCTGCTCGTGCCCGGAGTCGGTGCATTCTCTGCATGCATGAAACAGCTCAAAGAGGTCAATGGCGATCGGATGATCGGCCAGCGCCTCGCTGGCGGTCGGCCGGTGTTGGGCATCTGCGTTGGCATGCAGATTCTTTTCGACGCCGGCGTGGAATTCGCCGATCACGCCGATCACGGCAGTACACCGGGCATGGGTGAGTGGCCCGGAACGGTCACCAAGCTCGATGCCCGCATTTTGCCGCACATGGGGTGGAACACTGTGCAGGTGGAGCAGGGAAGTGCGATGTTCGCCGGAGGACTGGAACAAGAGCACTTTTATTTCGTGCATTCCTATGCGGCCCGGGATTGGGAGCTGTTCACTGATGGCCGCACGGAGGCGCCCAAGGTGCACTGGGCGGAACACGACGGCTGCCGATTTGTTGCGGCTGTCGAAAATGGTCCCCTATGGGCCACGCAATTTCATCCAGAGAAATCAGGCGATGCTGGGTTGGGCTTACTCCGAAACTGGGTGAGCACGCTGTGA